The Acidobacteriota bacterium nucleotide sequence CCCGCTTCGGCGCGCGCCGTCACGAGCTGTCGGTGCGGGCGGCGCTGGGGGCCGGACGTATTCGCCTGATGGCCCAGCTCCTGTGGGAGAGTCTGCTGCTCTCGCTGGCCGGGGCCCTGGCGGGGCTCCTGCTTGCCCGGGGAGTGCTGGTCTTGCTGCCCCAACTGGCGCCCCCCGGCGTGCCTCGCCTGGAAGAGGTCAGTCTGAGTCCGACCATGTTGCTCTACGCGCTGGGGCTGGCTTTGCTGACGACTCTCGCTTTCGGGCTGGTCCCGGCTTGGAAGGCAGGCCGGGCCCGCGGGCGGGCAGCGCTCTCTCCCAGAGTCTCGCGGGGCGCCGGGGGCTCATCAAGCCCGCTGCGCAGCGGGCTGGTAGTGGTGGAATTGGCTTTAGCCTTGAGCTTGACCGTGGGCGCCGGACTGCTGATTTCGAGCTTTGCCCAGGTGCTCGCACAGCCTCCCGGTTTCCGCCTCGACTCGACCTTGACGTGGCGTGTCTCCCTGCCTCCCGGACGCTATCCGGACATGGCCTCGGTGCTGACTTACCAGCAGCGCCTGTCCCAAGAGGTGGAGGCGCTGCCGGGAGCCCGCCGTCTGGCTTTTTCCACCAGTCTTCCGCTGAGCGGCCACGACACGGGATCTGCCCTGAGCATCCAAGGAGCTCCGGCCGTTCCCTTGGCCGAGTTGCCAAGCGTGCGCTGGCAGGCGGTCTCGCCGGGGGCCTTTCGCGCCTCCGGCATCCCGTTGCTGGAGGGGAGGACCTTCCAGCCCTCCGACTTGCCCTCGGTCGGGCCCCAAGCGTCCGCCGCCGAGGACGCGACGGGCTCGGCCCGGTCGTCCCCTCATCTGGTAGTGGTCAATCAAGCTTTGGCCCGCCGCCATTTTCCCCAGGGAGCGCTGGGCAGACGAATCGAGTTGGGCGTCCCCGGCGGCGACTGGCACGAGATTATCGGGGTGGTGGGCAACGTCCGCCACCGCACTCTGGAGCAGGCGCCCGAGCCGCGCGCTTACGACCTCTTCGGTCAGCACGGCAGCCTCAGCTTCTTCGCGATACTCCACACGGAAGGCGATCCCGCGGCTCTGATCGAGCCCGTGCGGGCTCAGGTGGCGGCCCTCGATCCTCAGGTCCCAGCCTACGAGCTGCTGACGATGCGGGAGCGGCTGGGCTCGAGTCTTGCCGTCCGCCGCTTTCTGCTCACGCTGCTGGCCGCTCTGGCGGTCTTGGCTCTGCTCCTCTCGGCCTTGGGCGTCTACGGGTTGCTGGCCTTCGCCGTGCAGGAACGCCGCGGCGAAATCGGAATCCGTCTGGCCCTGGGAGCTCGTCCCGGAGACGTCCGCCGCCTCATGCTGGGTCGAGGAGCCTACCTGGCCATTCTGGGAATCGCCATCGGACTTCCGGCTGCCTGGGCCGTTACCCGCCTTTTCTCGGCCCAACTCTTCGCGGTTTCTCCTGCCGATCCCTACACGCTGGCCATGTCGTCGCTGCTGCTGGTGCTGGTGGCGCTGACCGCTACCTACCTTCCCGCCCGCCGCGCCTCCTTGCTCCATCCGCAAGAGACTCTGAGAGAGTGACGGTTTACCTTGCCTCCTCCCTGCCCGTAATGAGGCCGCCAGCCGGAAAATAAAAATTTTCAACGGTTTGGCGACCGATTCCGTCTAAGGGACAAGAGGAGGAGCTGGTGACGAATTTCCTGCAAGACTTGCGCTTTGCCTTTCGGCTCTTGACGAAGAACCCCGGATTCTCGGCGGTGGCACTGCTGACGTTGGCGATCGGTATCGGCGCCAACTCGGCCATTTTCTCGCTCACTGATCAGATCCTTTTAAAACCCCTTCCCATCGAAAATCCCGACAGGCTGGTGGTGCTGCGTTCGCCCGGACCTAAGCGAGGCCTGGTGTGGAGCGATGGGGACTCCTCCGCCTCCTTCTCCTATCCTCTCTACCGCCGCCTGGCCGAACGCAGCCCGCACGTCGCCCAGTTGATGGGACGCTTTCAGATTCCACTCAGCGTGGCCTTTCAAGGTCAGGCGGAAAGGGCTGAAGGAGCGCTGGTGTCGGGAAACTTCTTCCAGGCTCTCGAGATCAATCCGGTCGCCGGCCGCCTTTTCGCACCCTCCGACGACGTCAATACCGGCGCCCATCCGCTGGCGGTCCTCAGCCACGGTTATTGGAAGCGCCGTTTCGACAGCAGTCAGGACATCATCAACCAGACCATATTGGTCAACGACCATTCCCTGACCGTCATCGGGGTGGCCGGGGAGGGCTTCCAGGGCGTTCAGGTGGGGCAGAGCATCGATCTGTGGATTCCCTTGGCCATGAAGCCTCAGATGACGCCCAACCAGGACTGGACCGAGGAATGGAATGCCTATTGGCTTGCCATCGTGGGCAAGCTGGAAGAGGGGATGCCGGCCGAGAAAGCGCAGGCGGCCCTGACCTCCATCTACCGTCCTCTGCTGGAGGAGCAGCTCAGTGTGATGAGTTCGCCCTACAGCGGCGAGGCCAAGGACCGTTTCTTGCAGAAGCCCCTTGAAGTGATTTCTGCTCCCAATGGACGCCCCATCATCCAGCGCAGCACCGAAACGCCCCTCTTGCTGCTCAACGGCATTGTCGCCCTGGTCCTCTTGATCGCCTGCGCCAACGTGGCCAACCTGCTGGTGGCCCGCGGAATCACCCGCCGCCGCGAAATCGCCCTGCGCCTGGCCCTGGGAGGGTCGAGGGGACGGCTGATGCGGCAGTTGCTGGTGGAAAGCCTGCTGCTGGCCCTGGGCGGCGCCGGATTGGGCCTTCTGTTGGCCTGGTGGACGTCGCAGAGCCTGATCTCGGCCTTGTCTGAAAACCTCGGATTGGAAGGCCTTAGCGGCAGCCTCAACTGGCGCCTGCTGGGCTTTACCGCCGCCGTGGCCATCTTCACGGGGCTGCTTTTCGGGCTCCTGCCGGCCCTCCGCTCGTCACGCACCGACTTGGCTTCATCTCTCAAGGAACAGGTGGGCAAGGGCAGTTCCAGCAAGTCCCACCTGCGCTTCCGCAAGGTCCTGGTCACCGCCCAGATCGCGCTGACGCTGGGGTTGCTGCTGACCGCGGGACTGCTGGCCCGCAGCTTCTACAACCTGAGGACGACCGACCTGGGACTGAACCCGGAGCAGGTGCTGCAGTTTTCAGTGGCGCCTGAACTGAACGGCTACGATCCGCCGCGGACCGCTGAGTTCGTGGACCGCACGCGCCGCTCCATCAGCGGATTGCCGGGAGTGGTGGCCGCCAGCGCCGCCGTGATTCCAGTGCTGGCTGACTCCACCTCGGCTTCCAACATCACCGTCGAGGACTACCAGCCGCAGGAAGAAGAGGACATGAACGTGGTCCAGAACTGGGTCACGCCCGACTTCTTCACCGTCATGGGCCTGCGGCTCCTCTCCGGACGTCCCATCGAGGAGCGCGACGGCGGAGAGAGCCCCAAGGTGGCGGTGATCAACGAGACCATGGCCCGGCGTTATTTCGAGGACGGGCAAGCCGTAGGCCGGCGTTTCGCCTTCGGTGCGGGGGACCGGATCGTCCCCGACATCGAAATCGTGGGCGTGGTCAACGACAGCAAGCACACCTCGGTCGACGAAGAAGAGCGTCCTCTTGTCTACCTGCCCGCCACCCAGTTCGAGCATCTGGGCAGCCTGACTTTTTACGTACGCACCGCCGGTGACCCCGCACAACTGGCCCCTGTGCTGCGAAACCAGGTGCGCGAGATCGATCCCAACCTGCCCATCTACCGCGTCAGAACTTTTGAAACGCAGATCGCCCAGTCCACCTCTACCCAGCAGATGCTGATGGTCCTCTCAGGCAGCTTCGGCGCGATTGCCGCGTTGCTGGCCGCCATCGGACTCTCGGGCGTGATGGCCTATAACGTGGCCCGGCGCACCCGTGAGATCGGCATCCGCATGGCCTTGGGAGCGCACCGGGGGGACGTGCTCTGGATGGTGCTGCGCGAAGTCGGCGTCCTCACCCTGATCGGCGTGGCTATCGGCCTGCCGGGAGCCTACGGTCTCTCTCTGCTGGCCGAATCGGTGATGTTTCAGGTCCAGCCCGGAGATCCGCTGCTCATGATTCTGGCGGTCCTTCTGATGGGGAGCGTGGCTCTGCTTTCGGGCTTCCTGCCGGCCCGCCGCGCCTCCCGCGTCAACCCCGTGGTTGCGCTGCGTACGGAATAGGTTCGGCAGGGCGAGCCCTACTCAAGGCCATAGCCAGCCGAAGGCGCCGGCGGTGACGAGTCCATAGAGCAGGCCGTCGAACATCGACTTGAAAGTGGATGTCCAGGATCGGCTCAGCCAGATGGCGTCCTGCGGCATTCCCAGGGCGTAGGCCATGAAGGCCGAGCAGCCGGCGATCTGAAAGACCGATAGGTACTCCGCTCCGGGGCCGAGGGCGCGTCCCGTCAGGTAAGCCACGAAAATTCCCACCACGATGCAGTAGATGAACCACTGAACCAGTTGTTTTCCCATCGACGGCGGTCCCGGCGGAACCACCGTCATGATGACCACCGGCCCCTTGCTGTATTTCTTCACGAAGGCCTCTGACTGCAGCTCTTTCATGTCCTTGGCGTGGGGCATCATGTAGTCCCCGGGCGGAATCTCGAGTTGGCCCAGCGCGCCCATGGCCTCGGCCTCCTTGGGTACGGGCTTGAAGTCCGTCTTGTGGTAGCCCAGCACCATGTGGACGATCGAACTCATCACGAATACCAGTATGGCTGCCAGCAGAATAGGCATCCAAAGCGACATCAACGGAACCATAGGTCACCTCCCCGATAAATGTGCGATGTGAACTAACGTGCCCTCTTTATGCCCCACCCGTTCTCCACCGTCAACCCCGCCTGCCGGCCAGCCGCTTTCCTATTCAGGCGAGAAACCGTGGGTTCGCGCGTTACGAGAGGGGAAAGGACAACGGGGGGTGAATGAAGCTCTCAAGATCGCGTTTGGCGTTAAACTGATGGCAATGGGAGGCTTTCAATACCGGGAAGCAGGGGCCCCAATAGGCTTGGAAGAGGCGGTGGAGTGCGTTTGGTTTTTGGCGGCGGAGAGGTCGGGGCAGATGCGGGGGCAGAGGGTGCTGCCTGATGGGTTCTTGGAGATCGTTTTTCATCTGGCCGATCCATGCCAGCGGTTCAGCGGCGGACGATATCAAGTTCAGCCCAGGGCGCTTTTGGTGGGGCCGATGACGCAGCACGCCACGATTCGTCCCATGGGGCGGGTAGACATGGTCGGCATCCGCCTCAAGCCCGCCGGAGCCGCGGCCCTGCTCGACGTACCGCTGGACAAGGTGCGCGACAGGACCCTTGCGGCAGAGGATCTGAAAGGTGCTTTCCCCGGAGCTCTCCTGGAAAGGCTCGGCAACGAGCCTGCTCAAGAGGGACGCCTCAAGCTGATGGAGCAAGCCCTCTTGCGTGCCTGCACTATGGAGAAGGTCGATACAAGGACAAGCGCGCTGTGCCACCAGATCAGGTTGCACGCAGGAGGCCTCTCGGTGGAACGGATGACCCAGCTCAGCGGCCTCTCGGCCCGTACTCTGGAGCGCCTGTTCAAGACCCAGGTCGGTTTGCCGCCCAAGCTCTTCTGCCGCATCCTGCGCCTGCAAGCGGTCATCCGCTCGGCCGCCTCTCACAGCCCCTCTTCGTTGCGCGATGCGGCCCTCGACGCCGGCTACTACGACCAGGCCCATTTCCTCAAGGATTTCAAGTCCTTCGCCGGCGTCCCGCCCGGCACCTTCTTCGGCCTGGAAGAGAACCGCCTCTCCCAAGCCTTGTGCCCGCCCATGGCCGCCCACAAGGGGCCATAAGAGCACTCTCTGTGTCGCCTTTTTACAATACGCAGCCCACCTGCTGAAGTAGACTGCGGGCTTGTCAGTTGAAAAGGAGGACCTGTGAAGAAGATCTTGACGCTGACGGTGTGGGCCGCGCTCTGGGTGGCGGCCGGGGGTTGGACGACTAGCGGAGAAGAGGAAGGCACATTTCAACTCGACGACTTGGCCTTTCTCTCCGGATGCTGGAAAGGCAGTTTCGGAAACGGAGGCGTGATGGAAGAGTTCTACACCTCGCCCTCCAAGAACCTGATGCTTGGCACCACCCGCTATCTGCGCGACGACGCGGCCGTGCAGTTCGAGTTCACCCGCATCATGAAAACAGCCGAAGGCATCCTGATGACTCCCTATCCCAACGGCAAGCCTTCCAGCGATTCCTTCCGCTTGACCTCCTTGAAAGAGCAAGAGGCCATCTTCGAAGCCCCCGAGCACGACTATCCCAAGCGCATCATCTACCGCGCCAACCCCGACGGTTCCCGCACGGCCCGCATCGACGGCGGACCCGAGGACAGCGGCGGACAGGAATGGCGCCTGCAGTCCTTTGAATGCATCGGCCCTCAAGAGTAGCGTTGGGGAGTTCGACCGATCAGGTCGCCGGCTGGGGAGAGAGGATCTTGCGCAGGAAGCGGGCGGTGTGGGAGTCTTCGGCTTGGGCCACGTCCTCGGGCGTACCCTGGGCCACGATGCGGCCTCCTTCGGCGCCCCCTTCCGGACCCAGGTCGATGATCCAGTCGGCGCTGCGGATCACGTCCAGGTTGTGCTCGATGACCAGCACGGTGGCGCCCTTGGTCAGCAGACGGTCGAAAGAGCGCAGCAGCTTGCTGATGTCGTCGAAGTGCAGTCCGGTGGTGGGTTCGTCGAAGATGAAGAGGGGATGCCTGGAGGTCTTGGCCGACAGGTAAGAGGCCAGCTTGAGTCGCTGGGCTTCGCCTCCCGAGAGGGTGGTGGCCGACTGCCCCAAGCGCAAGTAGCCCAGCCCCACCTCTTCCAGCACCCGCAGCTTGCGCACCAACGGAGCCAGTTGCTTGAAGAAGCGCAGGGCCTGAGACACCGTCATGTCGAGGACGTCGGCGATGTTCTTGCCCTTATAGGTGACGTCCAGCACCTTCTTTTGATAGCGCTTGCCGCGGCATTCCTCGCACAGCAGCTCAACGTCGGCCAGGAACTGCATCTCAACGGTAATGGTGCCCGAACCCTGGCAGGTCTCGCAGCGTCCGCCGGGGATGTTGAAGGAGAAATTGCCGGGCGTCAGTCCCCGCGAACGGGACTCGCGGGTGTTGGCGAAGAGCTTGCGGATGTCGTCGAAGGCCTTGGTGTAGGTGGCCGGGTTGGAACGCGGGGTGCGTCCGATGGGCGTCTGATCGACCAGCACGGCCTCGCTGATCAGGTCTTCGTTGTCGATGTCTTGGTAGGCCCCCACCGAACCCTTCCACTCGCCCTTGAGTTTCTTGAGGGCCGGATAGAGGACGTCTTGCACCAGGGTCGACTTGCCCGATCCGCTGACGCCCGTCACGCAGGTCATCACGCCCAGCGGAAGGCGCACCGTGATGTCCTTGAGATTGTGTTGGCGGGCTCCGAAGAGGGTCATCCAGCGGTCTTCGCAGGAACGCCTGAAGGTGGGCGTGGGGATCTGCTGGCGTCCCGCCAGGTAGTTGCCCGTGGGCGAGTCGCCGTTTTCCAGAAGCGACTCGAAATCGCCCTGATGGACCAGTTCCCCTCCATGCTCTCCCGCACCGGGACC carries:
- a CDS encoding DUF6265 family protein; translation: MKKILTLTVWAALWVAAGGWTTSGEEEGTFQLDDLAFLSGCWKGSFGNGGVMEEFYTSPSKNLMLGTTRYLRDDAAVQFEFTRIMKTAEGILMTPYPNGKPSSDSFRLTSLKEQEAIFEAPEHDYPKRIIYRANPDGSRTARIDGGPEDSGGQEWRLQSFECIGPQE
- a CDS encoding ABC transporter permease; its protein translation is MTNFLQDLRFAFRLLTKNPGFSAVALLTLAIGIGANSAIFSLTDQILLKPLPIENPDRLVVLRSPGPKRGLVWSDGDSSASFSYPLYRRLAERSPHVAQLMGRFQIPLSVAFQGQAERAEGALVSGNFFQALEINPVAGRLFAPSDDVNTGAHPLAVLSHGYWKRRFDSSQDIINQTILVNDHSLTVIGVAGEGFQGVQVGQSIDLWIPLAMKPQMTPNQDWTEEWNAYWLAIVGKLEEGMPAEKAQAALTSIYRPLLEEQLSVMSSPYSGEAKDRFLQKPLEVISAPNGRPIIQRSTETPLLLLNGIVALVLLIACANVANLLVARGITRRREIALRLALGGSRGRLMRQLLVESLLLALGGAGLGLLLAWWTSQSLISALSENLGLEGLSGSLNWRLLGFTAAVAIFTGLLFGLLPALRSSRTDLASSLKEQVGKGSSSKSHLRFRKVLVTAQIALTLGLLLTAGLLARSFYNLRTTDLGLNPEQVLQFSVAPELNGYDPPRTAEFVDRTRRSISGLPGVVAASAAVIPVLADSTSASNITVEDYQPQEEEDMNVVQNWVTPDFFTVMGLRLLSGRPIEERDGGESPKVAVINETMARRYFEDGQAVGRRFAFGAGDRIVPDIEIVGVVNDSKHTSVDEEERPLVYLPATQFEHLGSLTFYVRTAGDPAQLAPVLRNQVREIDPNLPIYRVRTFETQIAQSTSTQQMLMVLSGSFGAIAALLAAIGLSGVMAYNVARRTREIGIRMALGAHRGDVLWMVLREVGVLTLIGVAIGLPGAYGLSLLAESVMFQVQPGDPLLMILAVLLMGSVALLSGFLPARRASRVNPVVALRTE
- a CDS encoding helix-turn-helix domain-containing protein; this translates as MGGFQYREAGAPIGLEEAVECVWFLAAERSGQMRGQRVLPDGFLEIVFHLADPCQRFSGGRYQVQPRALLVGPMTQHATIRPMGRVDMVGIRLKPAGAAALLDVPLDKVRDRTLAAEDLKGAFPGALLERLGNEPAQEGRLKLMEQALLRACTMEKVDTRTSALCHQIRLHAGGLSVERMTQLSGLSARTLERLFKTQVGLPPKLFCRILRLQAVIRSAASHSPSSLRDAALDAGYYDQAHFLKDFKSFAGVPPGTFFGLEENRLSQALCPPMAAHKGP
- a CDS encoding ADOP family duplicated permease, encoding MPSEKKPHRRAAALRLLLGYYRWLLRLYPAGFRRRYGAEMQAQFRHQARTRLQAGGAAAFLAVFLRITLDSLLEAMRRRAGQTARLKGEAPSWSWLGDVRYSLRSLRRNPLWTLAILLLLALGIGANTAIFSTASSVLLAPLPLPDSQRLLLVENLFKGEIGPQVAFHDFRDIKAASPSLAHGAMALWYAGTLQREGGAERLNGFRVTPDFFSTIGAGFALGSGFSEKEALDDQSVVISHRLWRSRFGASQDILGSSLVIDGQSRTVKGVLARGVDLPYPRPGNDLWLPLSDRHNLAQSRAIFTFFAFVRLRPQATLQGFEKELEAIAMRLQDAYPETNAGRSYAARPLLDAVVGDIRSPLWMLFVSVTALLLLVCANVANLLLARFGARRHELSVRAALGAGRIRLMAQLLWESLLLSLAGALAGLLLARGVLVLLPQLAPPGVPRLEEVSLSPTMLLYALGLALLTTLAFGLVPAWKAGRARGRAALSPRVSRGAGGSSSPLRSGLVVVELALALSLTVGAGLLISSFAQVLAQPPGFRLDSTLTWRVSLPPGRYPDMASVLTYQQRLSQEVEALPGARRLAFSTSLPLSGHDTGSALSIQGAPAVPLAELPSVRWQAVSPGAFRASGIPLLEGRTFQPSDLPSVGPQASAAEDATGSARSSPHLVVVNQALARRHFPQGALGRRIELGVPGGDWHEIIGVVGNVRHRTLEQAPEPRAYDLFGQHGSLSFFAILHTEGDPAALIEPVRAQVAALDPQVPAYELLTMRERLGSSLAVRRFLLTLLAALAVLALLLSALGVYGLLAFAVQERRGEIGIRLALGARPGDVRRLMLGRGAYLAILGIAIGLPAAWAVTRLFSAQLFAVSPADPYTLAMSSLLLVLVALTATYLPARRASLLHPQETLRE